The following nucleotide sequence is from Pseudobdellovibrionaceae bacterium.
GATTCTCTTTTTCCAGGTCTTTCAGGCGTTTAGCTTGATCGACTCGCATCCCGCCATACTCTTTTCGCCAACGGATGTATGTGTCCACAGCAACGCCTAGCTGCTTGCAGATCTGTGCCTGAGAGGCACCCTGACTTTGCAGGACTTCAGCCTCCCGAAGCTTGGTGATGATCTGTTCTGATGTGTATCTTTTGCCTCGTTTTCCCATATACCCTCCTCTAATCGCTCGACTCTAGGTGGTCAAGTTTGAGGGGGTCGGGTCAGTTAACGAGACAAATTTTAGATCACTTCAAAAATATTTTAAACATTACTATTGACGCATTTTTCGCCTTCGCAAAACGCCCAACATTCACTTCAATTCCTAGTTTTGATTTTTCCTCTCATTCTCATCTAAGAATCATCAATGCCTTTCCTGGTGCGGCTCCGGGCGATTTGATCTACATTCGACAGGCTGGCAAATTGGGCCTAGAAAAACCTATGGTATAAACCCTTTACTCGCTACAAGGGGGGATTTGAATTGCAGGACCACGCTCATTTCGAAAACCATCTGCCCGCTAAAATCCGCAACATCCATCGCCAAGCTCTTCAGGCCTCGGCCAAATATAAGACTGCGGAAATTGACTTGATCAATATCCTAGATCAAGTGGAACAGAACGGGTCCACCTCCGCTATGGCTACAACTCCCTGTTTCAATATGGGGTGAAGGGTCTTGGTCTATCCGAAAGCGTCGCCTATTCCCTTATCACCGTGACCCGCAAGTCCCGCGAAGTTCCGGAACTCAAAGAAGAAATTAAAATGGCAATCTAACTGTATCAAAGGCAAAACGGATCACCTCGGTCATTAATCAGGAAAACAAAGATCAATGGCTTGAACTTGCCAAGACCTCCACTCAGGCCAAAGTGGAACGGGAAGTGTCAAAGGTGAACCCTCAAGAGGCTCGCAAGGGGAAGATGACCTATGTCCACCCGCAAAATGAGATTCAGGAGAAGGTGGCCATCCATCAACAGCCGAGGGCTGTTCGGGTGCAACTCCAAGTAGGGATCTCGGAAAAACTGATGATCAAAATTCGCCGGGCTCAGGACCTCATGAGTCAGAAGACCAAAAAACCAGCCAATTTGGAAATAACCATGGAATCCATGGTCGACTTGTATTTGGAAAAGCACGATCCGCTGAAGAGGGCTGAACGGCAAATGATTCGCGGAAAGCTCAGACAAGAAAGACTGGATGGTGAAACCCAAATCGCGACTGAGATTCAAGCTGCCTTTGTGGAAGTCCGCGAGGACAAAAGATCCACCGAACCCTCAAGGACCCAAACAAGTCCGGAACTCTCCTTAAGGAGAGTTCCCGAAATGGCTGCGTCAAATGAAGAATCGATGAACAGCTCGAAAAATGGCAAGACAAGAACCTCTGCACTTTCAGAGGAGTTGCGTGAGTTGAACCGCAATAGGCAAATTCAGACCAAGGCCATGACAAAGAAGGCCAATTCTAAACGAAGACCCGTTCCGGCTGCCACTAAACACCGGGTTATTCTGAAATTTGCGGGCCA
It contains:
- a CDS encoding HNH endonuclease, with amino-acid sequence MSKVNPQEARKGKMTYVHPQNEIQEKVAIHQQPRAVRVQLQVGISEKLMIKIRRAQDLMSQKTKKPANLEITMESMVDLYLEKHDPLKRAERQMIRGKLRQERLDGETQIATEIQAAFVEVREDKRSTEPSRTQTSPELSLRRVPEMAASNEESMNSSKNGKTRTSALSEELRELNRNRQIQTKAMTKKANSKRRPVPAATKHRVILKFAGQCSHVDHQGERCRETKFLEIHHLKPIALGGGDHLENLTLLCSGHHQAQHLSGTSALPLPV